One Mugil cephalus isolate CIBA_MC_2020 chromosome 10, CIBA_Mcephalus_1.1, whole genome shotgun sequence genomic window carries:
- the lrrc4ca gene encoding leucine rich repeat containing 4C, genome duplicate a — MLNKMTSSQQQQMMRGPRWNRALSDPLFVLLLALQLLVVAGLVRAQTCPSVCSCSNQFSKVICTRRGLRDVPDGISTNTRYLNLQENLIQVIKVDSFKHLRHLEILQLSKNHIRKIELGAFNGLASLNTLELFDNRLTTIPNGAFEYLSKLKELWLRNNPIESIPSYAFNRVPSLRRLDLGELKRLSYISEGAFEGLSNLRYLNLGMCNLKEIPNLIPLVKLDELEMSGNQLSVIRPGSFKGLIHLQKLWMMHAQIQIIERNSFDDLQSLVELNLAHNNLTLLPHDLFTPLHHLERVHLHHNPWNCNCDILWLSWWLKEMVPANTSCCARCSSPTHHKGRYIGELDQNYFHCYAPVIVEPPADLNVTEGSAAELKCRASSLTSVSWITPNGSIMTHGAYKVRISVLNDGTLNFTNVTMQDTGTYTCMVSNSAGNTTASATLNVSSTENSSFSYFTTVTVETIETPHNEGFTTTVQHKVGPTPSAGTWESITHTSTTTTTVRTPLSTSTTEKTYTIPVTELGGEGSLNGLDEVMKTTKIIIGCFVAITLMAAVMLIIFYKMRKQHHQQNHHAPTRTIEIINVDEDCVTGGPGMEGHLTLPPLEHEHLNHYNTYKTAYNHASTINSIHSSAHEPLLIRASSKDNVQETQI, encoded by the coding sequence CCCGCAGAGGCCTACGAGATGTTCCTGATGGCATCTCTACCAACACACGCTACCTGAATCTGCAAGAAAATCTCATTCAGGTCATAAAGGTGGACAGCTTCAAGCACCTTAGACATCTGGAGATTCTGCAGCTGAGCAAAAATCACATACGCAAAATTGAGCTTGGGGCCTTCAATGGACTAGCCAGCCTCAATACCTTGGAGCTTTTTGATAACCGCCTCACCACCATCCCAAACGGGGCATTTGAGTACTTGTCCAAACTTAAGGAGCTTTGGCTGAGGAATAATCCCATTGAGAGCATTCCCTCCTATGCTTTCAACAGAGTGCCCTCATTACGGAGGTTGGACCTTGGGGAGCTCAAAAGGCTCTCCTACATATCTGAGGGGGCCTTTGAAGGACTGAGCAATCTGCGCTACTTAAATCTGGGAATGTGCAATCTGAAGGAAATCCCCAATCTTATTCCCCTGGTGAAATTGGATGAGCTGGAGATGTCAGGAAACCAGCTATCTGTCATCCGGCCTGGCTCGTTTAAAGGGCTCATTCACTTGCAAAAGCTATGGATGATGCATGCCCAGATCCAGATCATAGAAAGGAACTCCTTTGATGACCTGCAGTCACTTGTGGAACTCAATCTAGCCCACAATAACCTTACCCTCTTGCCCCACGATCTCTTCACTCCATTGCATCACCTGGAGAGGGTGCACTTGCACCACAACCCATGGAATTGTAACTGTGACATCCTCTGGCTAAGCTGGTGGCTTAAGGAGATGGTACCTGCAAACACCAGCTGCTGTGCCCGCTGCAGCTCGCCGACCCACCATAAGGGACGATACATCGGCGAGCTGGACCAGAATTACTTTCACTGTTATGCTCCTGTTATTGTGGAGCCTCCCGCAGACCTAAATGTGACAGAGGGAAGTGCTGCGGAGTTGAAATGCAGAGCCAGCTCCTTGACCTCAGTAAGCTGGATTACACCCAATGGTTCCATCATGACTCACGGCGCATACAAGGTCAGAATCTCCGTGCTGAATGATGGCACGCTGAACTTTACCAACGTTACCATGCAGGACACAGGCACATATACGTGTATGGTCAGTAATTCTGCAGGTAATACAACGGCATCTGCCACACTGAATGTGTCTTCAACAGAGAACAGCAGTTTCAGCTACTTCACCACGGTGACAGTGGAGACAATAGAGACACCGCATAATGAAGGCTTCACCACAACTGTGCAACACAAGGTGGGCCCCACACCTTCTGCTGGTACATGGGAGTCTATCACCCACACTtctacaacaaccaccacagtCCGAACCCCGCTCTCAACCAGCACCACTGAGAAGACTTACACAATCCCCGTCACTGAGCTGGGCGGGGAGGGCTCCCTGAACGGCTTGGATGAGGTTATGAAGACGACTAAGATCATTATTGGCTGCTTTGTTGCAATCACGCTCATGGCAGCCGTCATGCTGATAATCTTCTACAAGATGCGCAAGCAGCACCACCAGCAGAACCACCACGCACCCACGCGCACCATTGAGATCATCAATGTGGACGAGGACTGCGTGACAGGAGGCCCGGGCATGGAGGGCCACTTGACGCTGCCTCCCCTCGAGCACGAGCACCTCAACCACTATAACACATATAAGACTGCATACAACCATGCCTCCACTATCAATTCGATACACAGCTCAGCCCACGAACCTTTGTTAATCCGGGCCAGCTCAAAAGACAATGTACAAGAGACCCAGATCTAA